In Vibrio neptunius, the following are encoded in one genomic region:
- a CDS encoding LysM peptidoglycan-binding domain-containing protein, with amino-acid sequence MERKYPDPFKTKRPHMRAGYKPIIEEKPAGPMPTISPPEEKEPAFAYAVEYACEMSLYSKAVEPHIGSLLGKTAQESRFSQWRQVANGPHTRSIVSIDKQETQQLWVGSKAPLPVNAELRWSDILPQDKDHLTIEYAFVPIRPAIQIGEMLGLPTEGYLYHFVDGELLHEYRFQGDTRYHFLVTQSTAGAMNPEPRSQFGSDFVLALWKREGQVVVNQHLLFSRHAMDDQAMSAVDAAFLNEHGVQLDMDAIIPLTKGPIVEEVSRRAAHQAAQGETLEQIAQQHGVTLETLQTLNPTLPLSPLDKGAVIYTEPVRVYNHALDVGYPAFTARLSEGLLSIDRIAREKPFPVVKVATANQSAFAALAPVRYAIDNRNLDTLNDEVVKGLNPITDTALFPGGVLRSDKLPYTLRQLRGWLALCPKPRPRNRRLVGGRIPSRQRRVLPFCWRPGRNAI; translated from the coding sequence ATGGAGCGTAAATACCCCGACCCGTTTAAAACCAAAAGACCTCATATGAGGGCTGGCTACAAACCGATTATTGAAGAGAAACCGGCTGGCCCGATGCCAACCATTTCTCCACCCGAAGAGAAAGAGCCAGCCTTCGCTTACGCAGTCGAATACGCGTGCGAGATGAGTTTGTACAGCAAGGCAGTCGAGCCGCACATAGGCAGCCTGCTAGGCAAGACCGCACAAGAAAGCCGGTTCTCTCAATGGCGTCAAGTCGCCAATGGCCCTCATACCCGCAGCATTGTCTCGATAGACAAGCAAGAAACCCAACAATTGTGGGTCGGAAGCAAAGCCCCGCTTCCGGTCAATGCCGAACTCCGTTGGTCAGACATCCTGCCTCAAGACAAAGACCACCTCACTATCGAATACGCGTTTGTGCCCATTCGCCCCGCCATCCAAATCGGCGAAATGCTCGGCTTACCGACCGAAGGCTATTTGTACCATTTTGTTGATGGTGAACTGCTGCATGAATACCGCTTCCAAGGCGACACTCGGTATCACTTTTTGGTCACGCAAAGCACTGCGGGGGCGATGAATCCAGAGCCTAGAAGCCAGTTTGGCAGCGACTTTGTCTTAGCCCTGTGGAAACGAGAGGGTCAGGTGGTGGTCAACCAGCACTTGCTGTTTAGCCGACACGCCATGGATGACCAAGCCATGTCGGCGGTAGACGCGGCCTTTTTAAATGAGCATGGCGTCCAGCTCGATATGGACGCCATCATCCCTTTGACCAAAGGGCCAATCGTAGAAGAGGTTAGTCGCCGAGCCGCTCATCAGGCGGCTCAAGGGGAAACCCTAGAGCAGATTGCTCAGCAGCACGGCGTCACTCTTGAAACCTTACAAACCTTAAACCCGACGTTGCCATTATCGCCACTGGACAAGGGGGCGGTCATCTATACCGAGCCCGTGAGGGTGTACAACCATGCGCTGGATGTCGGTTACCCAGCCTTCACCGCCCGGCTCAGTGAAGGGCTGCTCTCGATAGACCGCATTGCCCGTGAAAAACCGTTTCCCGTGGTGAAGGTCGCCACGGCGAATCAAAGTGCCTTTGCCGCCTTGGCTCCGGTGCGCTACGCCATCGACAACCGAAACCTAGACACACTCAATGATGAGGTAGTCAAAGGGCTTAACCCCATCACTGACACCGCGCTCTTCCCGGGCGGCGTGCTGCGTTCAGACAAACTCCCTTATACCTTACGGCAGCTGCGCGGATGGCTGGCTCTATGCCCTAAGCCAAGACCCAGAAACCGACGTCTGGTCGGTGGCCGAATACCAAGTCGTCAAAGGCGAGTTCTACCGTTTTGTTGGCGACCTGGCCGAAACGCGATATAA